One stretch of Leadbetterella byssophila DSM 17132 DNA includes these proteins:
- a CDS encoding RagB/SusD family nutrient uptake outer membrane protein has protein sequence MKNLSKLIAIFLTIGSLISCKDYLVEKSENSFTTATLFETAEGINKMVESLYSYERQLGRKGNSNGFLASHLWGERTTDLSIFTTGDDANLSRFTSPGPTSNIRSLIYSPYWTHRYYIIGRTNEIIYYGAKFGDETKKSVAEAKFWRAYSYYGLWSRFGKLYLSTEPVTKENMDALKYTPADSAAVFQLLYTDLDEAIEGLPIEDRQDGKITQDAARHLKALVAAWSKNWTEVLKQVEAIEQNKAHSLSPTVAEIFDRKDFYNLPEALFSLNYSLERGGGEGHRLGTQYINIIAETDYTHKLVNGTLVKYHEDNLGRSWGLAFPNSYLMSLYPENDKRISAYYKTDYTYQNPNKLITIPVAKEVVDSQTGLTYTTTTNKGPDPVKVSVGSRIYGRDIYAATNAKIDRRNILPSSIKMYDRWDKQIDADGPASYKDVMIYRLAETFLLGAEAALQLGDQAKAIKYFNMTWVRAGNAPFNGTLTFDMLKDEHARELAFEGRRYEFLKRNGIWYKQMKSYAGDFTKYPASSVPYNKATYGISDGRDPKFGPNPNYYIDFNGSDNDVLVRFNVQPFHVNWPIPQDQIDAMGNFPQNTGY, from the coding sequence ATGAAGAACCTTAGCAAATTAATAGCAATATTCCTGACTATCGGATCTCTAATCTCCTGCAAAGATTATCTTGTAGAGAAATCCGAAAACAGCTTTACCACAGCCACCCTATTCGAGACGGCAGAAGGCATCAACAAGATGGTCGAATCCCTTTATTCCTACGAAAGACAACTTGGACGTAAAGGGAACTCCAATGGATTTCTAGCCTCTCATTTGTGGGGTGAAAGAACTACGGATCTAAGCATATTCACTACAGGTGATGACGCGAACCTTTCTCGCTTTACTTCCCCTGGTCCTACTTCAAATATCCGCTCGTTAATTTATTCGCCTTATTGGACGCACAGATATTACATCATTGGTCGTACGAATGAAATCATTTACTATGGCGCAAAATTCGGAGATGAAACTAAAAAATCTGTTGCAGAAGCAAAATTCTGGCGTGCTTATAGCTACTATGGTCTATGGTCCAGATTCGGTAAGCTATACCTTAGTACTGAACCCGTTACCAAAGAAAATATGGATGCCCTGAAATACACGCCTGCTGACAGCGCAGCTGTGTTCCAACTTCTCTATACAGACCTAGACGAGGCTATTGAGGGACTTCCTATAGAAGACAGACAAGACGGCAAAATCACCCAAGATGCGGCAAGACACTTAAAAGCATTAGTTGCTGCCTGGTCGAAAAACTGGACCGAAGTGCTTAAACAAGTAGAAGCCATAGAGCAAAATAAAGCGCATTCCCTTTCACCCACAGTGGCTGAGATCTTTGATAGAAAGGACTTTTATAACCTACCGGAAGCCTTATTTTCCCTCAATTATTCCTTGGAAAGAGGAGGTGGCGAGGGTCACCGTCTAGGTACTCAATACATCAATATCATAGCAGAAACAGATTATACCCATAAGTTAGTGAACGGAACCCTAGTTAAATACCATGAAGATAACCTGGGTAGAAGCTGGGGACTTGCCTTTCCTAACAGCTATTTGATGTCTTTGTATCCAGAGAACGACAAACGTATTTCAGCCTACTACAAAACAGACTACACTTACCAAAACCCTAACAAGCTTATAACCATCCCTGTAGCAAAAGAAGTAGTAGATAGCCAAACCGGCCTGACTTATACCACTACTACAAACAAAGGACCTGATCCTGTTAAAGTATCCGTAGGTTCAAGAATTTACGGTAGAGATATCTATGCAGCTACTAATGCAAAAATAGACAGAAGAAACATCTTACCTTCCTCCATCAAGATGTATGACAGATGGGACAAACAGATAGACGCTGACGGTCCTGCCAGCTACAAAGATGTGATGATCTATAGACTCGCCGAAACCTTCCTTTTAGGTGCAGAAGCTGCTTTACAGTTAGGAGATCAAGCCAAAGCCATAAAGTATTTCAATATGACTTGGGTAAGAGCGGGAAATGCTCCATTTAACGGCACCTTGACCTTCGATATGCTTAAAGACGAGCACGCCAGAGAATTAGCCTTCGAAGGCAGAAGATACGAATTCTTAAAAAGAAACGGCATCTGGTATAAGCAGATGAAAAGCTATGCAGGAGATTTCACTAAGTATCCTGCCTCCTCAGTGCCTTATAACAAGGCTACTTACGGTATTTCAGACGGTAGAGACCCCAAGTTCGGGCCTAACCCTAATTACTACATCGACTTCAATGGCTCAGATAATGATGTTCTTGTCAGATTTAACGTTCAGCCTTTCCACGTGAATTGGCCGATACCACAAGATCAAATTGACGCCATGGGAAATTTCCCTCAAAATACCGGATATTAA